One genomic window of Kosmotoga olearia TBF 19.5.1 includes the following:
- the ruvB gene encoding Holliday junction branch migration DNA helicase RuvB: protein MEERFLTPKDIGEEQLTRTLRPQRLDEYIGQRNVKQRLKISIEAAKVRNEALDHVLLAGPPGLGKTTLAHIIANEMGTNIYVTSGPVIEKQGDLAAILTSLEEGDVLFIDEIHRLGRAIEEILYSAMEDFKLDIMIGKGPSARSIRLDLAPFTLVGATTRSGLIGAPLRNRFGMVLELEFYTPDELKQIIKRSARLLEVKIDDEAAELLASRSRGTPRIANRLLRRVRDLATVDGTGKILSKTVEDAMKIMGIDAEGLDDMDRKILRVLIENYEGGPAGLKAIAASVGIEADTISEVYEPYLLQSGFIVRTNRGRMATKKAYRHLGIARFNGIGPLWDSTGD, encoded by the coding sequence ATGGAAGAACGATTTCTTACCCCAAAAGATATAGGTGAAGAACAGTTAACGCGGACATTAAGGCCTCAAAGGCTGGATGAATATATAGGCCAAAGGAACGTCAAACAGAGGCTGAAGATTTCCATAGAGGCAGCGAAAGTCAGGAACGAAGCCCTGGATCATGTTTTGCTTGCGGGGCCACCCGGGCTCGGTAAAACTACCCTAGCCCACATCATCGCCAACGAGATGGGAACGAACATCTACGTTACCAGCGGGCCCGTCATAGAAAAGCAGGGCGATCTCGCTGCCATACTTACCAGCCTTGAGGAAGGCGATGTGTTGTTTATCGATGAGATACATCGCCTTGGCCGTGCTATCGAAGAGATCCTTTACTCTGCGATGGAAGATTTTAAGCTGGATATTATGATCGGGAAAGGCCCCAGTGCGCGTTCCATAAGGCTCGATCTCGCTCCTTTCACGCTCGTAGGGGCAACAACGCGTTCGGGTTTGATCGGCGCACCGCTCAGGAACAGGTTCGGCATGGTTCTCGAACTCGAGTTTTATACTCCGGATGAGCTGAAGCAGATAATAAAGAGATCGGCGCGACTGCTTGAAGTGAAGATAGATGACGAAGCTGCCGAGCTTCTCGCTTCCCGGTCCAGAGGCACGCCCAGAATCGCCAACAGGCTTTTGAGGCGTGTCAGGGATCTGGCTACCGTTGATGGTACGGGGAAGATTCTCTCTAAGACCGTAGAGGATGCCATGAAGATCATGGGGATCGACGCTGAGGGCCTCGACGATATGGACAGGAAGATCTTGAGGGTTCTTATTGAGAATTACGAAGGCGGACCTGCTGGTCTCAAAGCCATCGCGGCCTCGGTGGGTATCGAAGCTGATACGATAAGCGAGGTATATGAACCGTATCTGCTGCAAAGCGGTTTCATAGTTCGGACGAACAGAGGCCGTATGGCAACGAAAAAAGCTTACCGCCATCTCGGTATTGCGAGATTTAACGGGATCGGTCCATTATGGGATAGTACAGGGGACTAA
- a CDS encoding LptF/LptG family permease encodes MRILIKYIFKQSMGAFFIGLGGFLIFVSLELLYQLSDLIVRYKVGIDKLFLLIYYNLPYFIVLGIPVGVLLAIFWTLSRMQSDNELIALQTHGITLKTVVLPFVIFAVLLSGITYLFNDYIVPYANRKAYEAQARFIYRRPEVTLKENAFMEDGKGRYLYIKKIDPETGELKKILLYDLSGGKTRVTSAKSATKEGDKWIMHDGRVFELDSKGFLTFDMSFESLELDFGSDIQEYIRQSKSPREMTSAELKKKIASFSRLGVRTSSLMVALQEKYSLSLAPLVIVMIGVPLSLIFNLRSKSWSVILTFILIVIYQGSGAWLSAMGKEDLLNPAYAPWIPNIIFAITGIITYLLIDTRASYRLGEFLSRFFRFGVLLLFIFSFTVAFSAKVSITAGDVSGSGREIYLTNGVEFTYTSEGFNATVSASNASILLKDETPLSISFWGNVVMHSDEKIIEAQRLVIDLTKETIEVMKVRTRTEFKISDKSEEKIPFFVYGELAESTMEPTPTLMLKEGYLTTCDLKDHPHYRFAVSSAEIEPGKYVIVKNLLMKILDVPVFYLPWYYFSLDDPERRPFQIDLSSIQEWKTITTLRYLDIDWLLLALSWERNWQTTEDIFTLSAKVEPAPELGTLRLLGQYGDGSPASWGGYALYEPGFLPNYRLNLLAVSGTPSELLKEPFKRISFANKKVGSKSVAADAFTLMSDFGMDELYLFNLTGSNRSKNLEYSLGFSGALFEREDAELYLWNAALSKLSVPANFSMKVGSGSFTMKTLSGSLNAKSSIEYEETQTSDIPTPTYTVTGTLSLTGLKLDTDVFTTKLQSFNFKLESTSSDWGEILAPENIEDFILEAKRYEMKLGRFTTTGDIESTFDASDMTANIKMPYTTKSIGKNRFSYASKDSKLKISGNYALDYSTDNSYQQEHPKLFWIEPFKISYKGWLDFNSSIIYTLYQDNSWALTADNALSKTLKLLDYEFKGVEFSSFIVPKFSWKLTKDASDSFDLSSISDYFSEDRMELSLKNSFNLTPLKGFSAGIEYNPTAVASPSDLFSGIFNDMELIHPGRLTAKLKTGIVDVNYNMNVDYSGLFPTRDASFFGTGTLEISGKIAKDPVSLSYKTDSELQGLSATETSLEFSLAAGSFSHKMKTVYDWSTGSFGNIEGNEKIEYKEGSYGFTFDLGWTADIDQDGEDENKISLNTTLRIGDDFKTSLKFSYPYVYRKKNYFDRIRLELGEFSTPAFSINKAVIDFTTGYARFSKYDNYKAFPAKYFSTFEVLYTTTPKYVKFFYTDIASLKFSNVKLEDFYLASASASSTGEPTGEYEYAIGVQKVVFDGKTLVSGKGKSFENYGISVSFGKEETLKNYFILSMNDLRLGKSLLRHIKLQLKEGESYLQIGLSPGSYLDWSELYRKEKPLYIDLHCMALEGILELNLSATSLADVLNFLGLKYYIKAMPDRYLVFGLSQGYKPFFKFKF; translated from the coding sequence TTGCGGATACTCATCAAATATATTTTCAAGCAGTCCATGGGTGCTTTTTTTATAGGTCTCGGGGGATTTCTGATTTTTGTGAGTCTGGAGCTCCTTTATCAGCTTTCAGACTTAATTGTCAGGTACAAGGTTGGAATAGATAAACTCTTTCTGCTTATATACTACAATCTCCCTTACTTTATTGTTCTCGGGATACCGGTCGGTGTTTTGCTTGCTATATTCTGGACACTTTCGAGGATGCAATCGGATAATGAATTGATTGCCCTTCAGACCCACGGTATTACCTTGAAAACCGTGGTTTTGCCCTTTGTCATTTTTGCGGTTCTTTTGAGCGGTATTACTTATCTCTTTAACGACTATATTGTACCTTACGCCAACAGAAAAGCCTACGAAGCGCAGGCGAGATTTATATACCGTAGACCCGAGGTTACATTAAAGGAGAACGCTTTCATGGAAGACGGTAAAGGGAGATATCTGTACATAAAGAAGATAGATCCTGAAACCGGCGAACTGAAGAAAATATTGCTCTATGACCTTTCCGGGGGGAAGACGCGCGTAACCAGTGCAAAAAGCGCGACCAAAGAGGGCGATAAGTGGATAATGCACGACGGAAGGGTTTTCGAGCTGGATTCCAAAGGATTTCTGACTTTCGATATGAGCTTTGAATCCCTCGAACTGGATTTTGGCTCAGATATACAGGAATACATAAGGCAATCGAAATCCCCCAGGGAGATGACAAGCGCGGAGCTGAAAAAGAAAATCGCGTCCTTTTCAAGACTGGGTGTTAGAACATCATCGCTGATGGTTGCCCTTCAAGAAAAATACTCTCTATCCCTTGCTCCGCTTGTCATAGTCATGATAGGTGTTCCCCTTTCGTTGATCTTCAACCTTCGTTCAAAGTCCTGGTCGGTTATCCTGACTTTTATTTTGATCGTCATCTATCAAGGATCGGGTGCGTGGTTGAGCGCCATGGGAAAAGAGGATCTTTTGAATCCAGCCTATGCCCCCTGGATTCCGAATATAATTTTTGCCATCACCGGCATCATCACATACTTGTTGATAGACACAAGGGCTTCTTACAGATTGGGGGAATTCCTCTCGAGGTTTTTCAGATTCGGTGTACTGCTTCTCTTCATATTCTCTTTTACAGTTGCTTTTAGTGCTAAGGTGAGTATCACCGCCGGGGATGTCAGCGGCTCGGGTAGGGAGATATACCTTACCAATGGTGTGGAATTCACATATACTTCAGAGGGTTTCAACGCTACAGTCAGTGCTTCAAATGCTTCTATATTACTCAAAGATGAAACACCTCTTTCCATTTCCTTCTGGGGAAATGTCGTGATGCACAGCGATGAAAAGATAATAGAAGCTCAGAGGCTTGTAATTGATCTTACCAAAGAGACTATCGAAGTGATGAAGGTACGAACCCGTACCGAGTTCAAAATATCCGATAAAAGTGAGGAGAAGATCCCTTTTTTTGTTTATGGGGAACTTGCCGAATCCACCATGGAACCCACTCCTACGTTGATGCTCAAAGAAGGCTATCTAACGACATGTGACCTTAAAGATCATCCTCATTATCGCTTTGCCGTCAGTTCCGCTGAGATTGAACCGGGAAAATACGTGATCGTGAAGAACCTGCTTATGAAGATCCTCGATGTGCCGGTCTTTTACCTTCCCTGGTACTATTTTTCTTTGGACGATCCCGAAAGACGGCCATTTCAGATTGATTTGAGCTCGATTCAGGAATGGAAAACGATCACCACCTTGCGTTATCTCGATATCGATTGGCTCCTTCTCGCTCTGTCCTGGGAAAGAAACTGGCAAACAACAGAAGATATCTTCACGCTTTCCGCAAAAGTTGAGCCGGCCCCAGAATTGGGAACGTTGAGATTGCTTGGACAGTACGGAGATGGTTCGCCGGCAAGCTGGGGTGGATACGCACTTTATGAACCGGGATTCCTCCCGAATTACAGGCTGAACCTTCTCGCCGTATCCGGAACACCTTCAGAACTACTAAAAGAACCTTTTAAGAGGATCTCCTTTGCAAATAAAAAAGTGGGCAGCAAATCCGTTGCCGCAGATGCTTTCACCTTGATGAGCGATTTCGGAATGGATGAGCTTTATCTGTTTAACCTCACCGGAAGCAACCGTTCGAAGAATCTTGAGTACTCCCTTGGATTCTCCGGAGCATTGTTTGAAAGAGAAGATGCGGAACTTTATCTCTGGAACGCAGCTCTTTCAAAACTTTCGGTACCGGCGAACTTTTCGATGAAAGTCGGTTCAGGATCTTTCACCATGAAAACGCTGTCTGGATCCCTGAATGCAAAAAGTTCCATCGAATATGAGGAAACCCAAACATCTGATATACCGACACCAACATACACTGTCACCGGAACGTTGTCATTGACCGGTTTGAAACTGGATACAGATGTATTCACCACAAAATTGCAATCATTCAATTTCAAGCTTGAGTCGACATCCTCAGATTGGGGAGAGATTTTAGCGCCTGAAAACATCGAAGATTTCATTCTTGAGGCCAAACGTTATGAGATGAAGTTAGGGCGTTTCACCACAACCGGTGATATTGAAAGTACCTTCGACGCTTCTGATATGACCGCGAACATCAAAATGCCTTACACAACGAAAAGCATCGGGAAGAACAGATTCAGTTATGCGTCAAAGGACTCGAAACTGAAAATCAGCGGTAACTACGCTCTGGACTATTCCACAGACAACTCTTATCAACAGGAACACCCAAAACTCTTCTGGATAGAACCCTTTAAGATAAGCTACAAAGGCTGGTTAGACTTCAATTCCAGTATAATCTATACCCTGTATCAAGACAACAGCTGGGCGTTAACAGCGGATAATGCCCTATCTAAAACGCTTAAACTGCTGGATTACGAGTTTAAAGGGGTAGAGTTTTCCAGTTTCATTGTTCCGAAGTTCAGCTGGAAACTGACAAAGGATGCTTCGGATAGCTTTGATCTTTCAAGCATTTCAGATTACTTCAGCGAAGACAGAATGGAATTGAGTCTGAAGAATTCTTTCAATTTAACCCCGTTGAAGGGCTTTTCTGCCGGTATTGAGTACAACCCCACCGCTGTTGCGAGCCCATCGGATCTGTTCTCCGGGATATTCAATGATATGGAGTTGATCCATCCCGGCAGGTTAACCGCAAAGCTCAAAACAGGAATTGTTGATGTAAATTACAACATGAATGTAGATTACAGCGGACTCTTCCCCACAAGAGATGCTTCCTTCTTCGGTACGGGAACACTGGAGATATCAGGAAAAATAGCTAAAGATCCGGTTTCATTAAGTTACAAGACCGATAGTGAATTGCAGGGATTGAGTGCAACGGAAACCTCTTTGGAGTTTAGCCTTGCCGCCGGATCCTTTAGTCACAAAATGAAGACCGTTTACGACTGGTCAACAGGAAGTTTTGGAAATATTGAGGGAAACGAGAAGATAGAATATAAAGAAGGATCTTATGGTTTCACCTTCGATCTTGGCTGGACAGCTGATATCGATCAGGATGGTGAAGATGAAAATAAGATCTCCCTGAATACCACACTGCGTATCGGTGATGATTTCAAAACATCGCTGAAGTTTTCCTATCCATACGTGTACAGAAAAAAGAATTATTTTGATAGGATAAGGTTGGAGCTGGGTGAATTCAGTACGCCAGCTTTCTCGATAAACAAAGCCGTTATAGATTTTACGACGGGGTATGCGAGATTCAGCAAATACGACAATTATAAAGCCTTCCCTGCGAAGTATTTCAGCACCTTTGAGGTGTTATATACCACCACACCAAAGTACGTAAAGTTTTTCTATACGGATATCGCGAGCCTCAAATTTAGCAATGTGAAATTGGAAGATTTTTATCTGGCAAGCGCTTCAGCTTCCTCAACGGGAGAGCCGACAGGAGAATACGAATATGCGATAGGCGTTCAGAAGGTTGTTTTCGATGGCAAAACCCTTGTTAGCGGTAAAGGCAAATCCTTTGAGAATTACGGTATTAGCGTTAGTTTTGGAAAAGAGGAAACCCTGAAGAATTACTTTATACTGAGTATGAACGATCTTCGACTGGGAAAGAGCCTGCTCCGGCATATCAAATTGCAGTTAAAAGAAGGAGAAAGTTATCTCCAGATAGGGCTATCTCCGGGATCATATTTAGACTGGTCTGAGCTTTACAGAAAAGAAAAACCTCTGTATATAGATTTGCATTGTATGGCTTTAGAAGGAATTCTGGAACTTAACCTCAGTGCTACTTCTTTAGCGGATGTTTTGAATTTCCTCGGGTTAAAATATTACATCAAAGCGATGCCCGACAGATATCTCGTCTTTGGGCTTTCGCAAGGCTATAAACCGTTCTTTAAATTCAAGTTCTGA
- a CDS encoding YggT family protein, with product MFVLANLVYAVALVLRILVEFEIFAVIASALFSWLNPNYYGNFRMFFQAMSDLVERPLRKVFPFLRSGIVDYTPLVAILVLVFIDQFLVGSLFDLSYVIRAASGL from the coding sequence ATGTTCGTACTTGCGAATCTTGTTTATGCTGTTGCTCTTGTGTTGAGGATTCTCGTGGAGTTTGAGATCTTCGCGGTTATCGCTTCAGCTCTGTTCAGCTGGTTGAATCCAAATTACTACGGCAATTTCAGAATGTTTTTTCAGGCCATGAGTGACCTTGTTGAAAGACCATTGAGAAAGGTCTTTCCTTTTTTGAGAAGTGGAATTGTGGATTATACGCCTCTTGTTGCCATACTCGTGCTGGTTTTTATAGATCAGTTCCTGGTGGGTTCTCTCTTTGACCTGTCGTATGTTATCCGTGCTGCTTCCGGTTTGTGA
- a CDS encoding NAD(+)/NADH kinase: protein MKAIVFFNHKRLDEEMIQKIISFLGSFNIDVFIGDTFSGKQNHDYEPEVIMTFGGDGTVLRAVPFAVERDLPILSFKVGSVGFLAAFELGELETAIGKFVDNRLHMEERYLLEVSFKEKRYKVLNDCAVERGDPSRTTSLEVEIEGFSAYRIVGDGVILSTGTGSTAYNLSIGGALVDPMAKVYQVTPVAPHNPFVGSIIVDSTRKTKVTVIDGKNAPMKLYLDGILTAVLRDGDEIVAGISDKKVKLLRDAGFDFVRVLKRKLAFGGRLKDDL, encoded by the coding sequence TTGAAAGCCATTGTGTTTTTCAACCACAAACGACTCGATGAAGAGATGATTCAGAAGATAATTTCCTTTCTGGGATCTTTCAACATAGATGTTTTCATCGGTGATACCTTTTCCGGGAAGCAAAATCACGATTACGAACCAGAAGTGATCATGACCTTTGGTGGCGATGGAACGGTTTTGAGAGCCGTTCCCTTTGCTGTTGAGCGCGATCTCCCGATTTTGAGCTTTAAGGTCGGTAGTGTTGGCTTTTTAGCGGCTTTTGAGCTCGGAGAACTGGAAACTGCCATAGGAAAGTTTGTTGACAATAGGCTTCATATGGAAGAGCGCTATCTCCTTGAGGTGAGTTTTAAAGAGAAACGTTATAAGGTTCTCAATGATTGTGCCGTGGAAAGGGGCGATCCGAGCCGTACAACCTCTTTAGAGGTAGAAATCGAAGGTTTTTCAGCTTACAGGATCGTCGGTGATGGCGTGATTCTGTCCACGGGTACTGGTTCAACGGCTTACAACCTTTCTATTGGCGGTGCTCTGGTAGATCCGATGGCAAAGGTTTATCAGGTAACACCCGTTGCCCCTCACAACCCCTTTGTCGGGTCGATAATAGTGGATTCCACAAGAAAAACAAAGGTTACCGTGATTGACGGAAAGAATGCCCCGATGAAACTCTACCTTGATGGAATACTGACAGCCGTGCTGCGGGACGGCGATGAAATCGTTGCGGGAATTTCCGATAAAAAAGTGAAACTCTTAAGGGATGCCGGTTTTGATTTTGTACGTGTATTGAAGAGAAAGCTTGCCTTTGGCGGGAGGCTTAAAGATGATCTCTAA
- a CDS encoding SDR family oxidoreductase — translation MENIVVTGGAGFIGSHVVNELIEKNMGPIVIDNLSSGKIENLDPRALFYQQDITDLEMMERVFMLHKPRYVFHLAAQISVSQSVKDPIEDARINILGTLNLLNLSVKYGVEKFIFSSTGGAIYGDDVSEIPTSEKEFPKPFSPYGIAKFSVENYLRFYSEQYGLKYVALRYANVYGERQDPHGEAGVVAIFSKRMLANDEVIIFGDGENVRDYVYAGDVAHANVLAMEKVENEVINIGTGIGTSVNELFALLKEITGYQKEPVYADPRPGDLRKSILKWDKAKELMGWEPTVKLEDGLVKTVEFFRTEMGASE, via the coding sequence ATGGAAAATATTGTGGTTACAGGCGGTGCAGGTTTTATAGGATCTCACGTTGTTAACGAGCTGATTGAGAAGAATATGGGGCCCATCGTTATCGATAATCTTTCCTCAGGAAAAATCGAAAATCTCGACCCAAGAGCGTTGTTTTACCAGCAGGATATAACGGATCTCGAGATGATGGAACGCGTCTTCATGCTCCATAAGCCCCGTTATGTCTTTCACCTGGCGGCACAGATAAGCGTATCGCAATCCGTGAAAGATCCCATCGAAGATGCAAGGATCAACATATTAGGGACGTTGAACCTGCTCAACCTTTCGGTTAAGTACGGCGTCGAGAAATTCATCTTTTCTTCTACCGGCGGCGCTATCTATGGAGATGATGTCTCGGAAATTCCCACATCGGAGAAAGAATTCCCGAAGCCTTTTTCGCCGTACGGCATAGCCAAGTTTTCCGTTGAGAATTATCTGAGGTTTTACAGCGAGCAGTACGGGCTCAAATACGTTGCGTTGAGATACGCCAACGTTTACGGCGAAAGGCAGGATCCTCACGGCGAGGCTGGCGTGGTCGCGATCTTTTCAAAGAGGATGCTGGCTAACGACGAGGTCATTATCTTCGGTGACGGTGAAAATGTCCGGGATTATGTTTATGCCGGCGATGTTGCACACGCGAACGTCCTCGCCATGGAGAAAGTGGAAAACGAAGTTATAAACATAGGCACGGGTATCGGAACATCTGTAAACGAACTCTTCGCTTTGTTGAAAGAGATTACAGGTTACCAGAAAGAACCGGTGTATGCTGACCCGAGACCCGGCGATTTGAGAAAATCCATTTTGAAGTGGGACAAAGCGAAAGAGCTCATGGGCTGGGAACCCACTGTGAAACTCGAAGATGGGCTGGTGAAAACAGTTGAGTTCTTCAGAACAGAAATGGGTGCCTCTGAGTGA
- a CDS encoding replication-associated recombination protein A, which translates to MSSSEQKWVPLSERLRPRNFDDLVGQEHLTGKNGIIRRAVESGYVFSMILFGPPGSGKTTIARLIKESLADDKYEFVAFSASLQGTADLKKIFERARQLRKYGKHLVLFVDEIHRLNKTQQDVFLPVVEDGTVTLIGATTENPSFEVNPALLSRCRLLVLRQLSPEDTVQLLHRALEKDERLSSLDIAISEELIRILAENAGGDARVALNFLETLYENAAAMGYKELNVDILDELPIISHKRYRKAGEEHYDLISAFIKSMRGSDPDAAVYYMMRMIEAGEDPKFIARRMVILASEDIGLADPMALLVAVAAFQAVERVGLPECTLNLSEAAIYLSVASKSNSVYLAQKAAQEVIKKHPNLEVPLKLRNPVTDMMKKMGYGKDYNYPHDFGGFSRELYLPDKIKNMVFYKPTENGREKSVKARLEQLWKGLKKFE; encoded by the coding sequence TTGAGTTCTTCAGAACAGAAATGGGTGCCTCTGAGTGAGCGCCTGAGGCCCCGCAACTTTGACGATCTGGTTGGCCAGGAACACCTTACCGGAAAAAACGGGATAATCCGCCGGGCAGTAGAAAGCGGATATGTGTTCTCAATGATCCTGTTTGGCCCTCCGGGATCGGGTAAAACAACGATCGCGAGGCTCATTAAAGAGTCGTTGGCAGATGACAAATACGAGTTCGTCGCTTTCAGCGCAAGCCTGCAGGGAACAGCGGATCTAAAGAAAATCTTCGAGAGGGCGAGGCAACTAAGGAAATACGGTAAACATCTCGTCCTCTTCGTAGATGAAATCCACAGGCTCAACAAAACGCAGCAGGATGTCTTCCTTCCAGTGGTTGAAGATGGAACAGTTACCCTGATCGGTGCTACTACGGAAAATCCGAGTTTCGAAGTCAATCCAGCGCTTCTTTCCCGGTGCCGGTTGCTCGTGTTAAGGCAGCTTTCACCGGAAGATACGGTTCAACTCCTTCACAGAGCCCTTGAGAAAGACGAAAGACTTTCATCGCTGGACATAGCCATATCAGAAGAGCTTATAAGGATATTGGCAGAAAATGCCGGCGGAGATGCGCGGGTCGCACTGAATTTTCTTGAAACGCTCTATGAAAACGCCGCCGCCATGGGCTACAAAGAACTGAATGTTGACATACTCGACGAACTGCCCATCATATCCCATAAGCGTTACAGAAAAGCTGGAGAAGAACATTATGACCTCATCTCAGCTTTCATAAAAAGCATGCGCGGCAGCGATCCGGATGCCGCCGTTTATTACATGATGCGCATGATTGAAGCGGGCGAGGATCCAAAATTCATAGCCCGAAGGATGGTTATACTTGCTTCTGAAGATATAGGATTGGCCGATCCCATGGCCCTGCTGGTCGCTGTGGCAGCTTTTCAGGCTGTGGAGAGGGTGGGCCTTCCCGAATGTACCCTGAATCTTTCCGAGGCGGCGATCTATCTTTCCGTTGCCTCAAAGAGCAACTCTGTATATCTCGCGCAGAAAGCCGCTCAGGAAGTCATAAAAAAACATCCCAACTTAGAGGTCCCCTTGAAACTGCGAAACCCGGTTACAGACATGATGAAGAAAATGGGTTACGGGAAAGACTACAACTACCCCCATGATTTCGGTGGTTTTTCCCGGGAGCTGTATTTGCCAGACAAAATAAAAAACATGGTTTTCTACAAACCCACGGAAAACGGCAGGGAAAAGAGCGTAAAAGCCCGCCTTGAACAGCTATGGAAAGGATTGAAGAAATTCGAGTGA
- a CDS encoding phosphate signaling complex PhoU family protein — protein MISKKGLRKIEETKHEIINMARYVQNLFSKCSLAILSRNEHHARDVLYSISILDQHAFSVENKVVGLVGTLTPMGRELRFLVMAANITRTLRMIGEKCITLANKSLLLTKHPPIGFYETLKKMIDTVDKMLADAVDNLINPSLSDAQMICEQDDRVDKMLDKVEKELKIVMEESPKLVSRAIELLTIFRLLEEIGDLCTEIIESSMYVAKGKYYHCANDTLEEVSENGSV, from the coding sequence ATGATCTCTAAAAAAGGGCTGAGAAAGATCGAGGAAACCAAGCATGAAATAATAAATATGGCGCGTTACGTCCAGAACCTCTTTTCTAAATGTTCTCTGGCTATTTTAAGCAGAAATGAACATCATGCGCGGGATGTCCTATACTCCATTTCGATACTGGATCAGCATGCCTTTTCTGTTGAGAATAAAGTCGTCGGGCTTGTGGGAACGTTGACGCCCATGGGAAGGGAATTGAGGTTTCTTGTAATGGCTGCCAATATAACCCGTACGTTGAGGATGATCGGAGAGAAGTGCATTACGCTGGCGAACAAATCACTTCTTCTTACGAAGCATCCACCAATCGGTTTTTATGAAACCCTGAAAAAGATGATAGATACAGTGGACAAGATGCTGGCTGACGCGGTAGATAACCTTATAAATCCTTCCCTCAGCGATGCTCAAATGATCTGCGAGCAGGACGATAGGGTTGATAAAATGCTGGATAAGGTTGAAAAAGAGCTCAAGATCGTTATGGAAGAATCTCCCAAACTTGTTTCAAGGGCAATCGAATTGCTGACTATATTCAGGCTTCTTGAAGAGATAGGGGATCTCTGCACTGAAATCATAGAGAGCAGTATGTATGTAGCAAAGGGAAAATACTACCACTGCGCTAACGACACGCTGGAAGAAGTATCGGAAAACGGTAGTGTATAG
- a CDS encoding uracil-DNA glycosylase — protein MTEYVKKKELMMGIIRKIEECNLCPLHLTRTNVVPGEGSLDSPVVFVGEGPGADEDATGRPFVGRAGKLLTKILESVGLSREDVYITNIVKCRPPNNRTPTLQEMKACEPYLLSQLAVIKPKLIVCLGATALAAFLESEKVQITKYRGKLFDWHGGIKVFGMFHPSYLLRNPSTAPGSPKRLTWEDIQKVRKMYDQVINGREISLED, from the coding sequence ATGACCGAATATGTGAAAAAGAAGGAACTTATGATGGGAATAATACGAAAAATCGAGGAGTGCAACCTGTGCCCTCTCCATCTGACCAGAACAAACGTTGTTCCGGGTGAAGGCTCTCTGGATTCGCCGGTGGTCTTTGTAGGAGAAGGCCCTGGAGCAGATGAAGATGCCACCGGACGCCCTTTTGTTGGTAGAGCGGGAAAACTCCTCACAAAAATACTGGAATCAGTGGGACTTTCGAGAGAGGATGTTTATATCACCAATATAGTGAAATGCAGACCGCCAAACAACAGGACTCCAACCCTCCAGGAGATGAAGGCCTGTGAGCCTTATCTTTTATCACAGCTTGCGGTGATAAAACCCAAACTCATCGTGTGTCTTGGTGCGACTGCTCTGGCAGCATTTCTCGAATCGGAAAAGGTCCAGATTACCAAATACAGGGGAAAACTCTTCGATTGGCATGGGGGCATAAAGGTCTTTGGAATGTTCCATCCCAGCTATCTTTTGAGGAACCCGTCCACGGCACCGGGTTCCCCAAAAAGGCTTACCTGGGAGGATATACAGAAGGTGAGAAAAATGTACGATCAGGTGATAAACGGAAGAGAGATTTCTTTGGAGGATTAG